CACCGGCGGCGGCCAGGTCGTCCGGCGTGCCCTGGAACACGAGCCGTCCGGCGTTGACCAGCACCACGTCCGTGCAGGCCGCCGCGACGTCCTCGACCAGGTGCGTCGACACGACCACGCACGAGTCGGAACCCAACTCCTGCAACAACTCCCGGAACCGGACCCGTTGACCGGGGTCGAGCCCGGCGGTCGGCTCGTCCAGCAGCAGCACCTCGGGGTCGTTCACGATGGCCTGCGCGATACCGGCCCGCCGCACCATGCCGCCGGACAGCGTCTTCATCCGGTCGTCCGCGCGGTCGGCCAGCCCGACCCGTTCGACGGCACGCTGCACCGCGCCGGGGATGTCCCGCTTGGGCACCTCCTTGAGCCACGCCATGTACTCGACGAACTCCCGCACGGTGAACCGCTTGTAGTAGCCGAAGTCCTGCGGCAGGTACCCGAGCGCCCGGCGCAGTCCGCGCAGGTCGACCTGTCCGGACACCGGCGAGCCGAGCACCTCCAACGTCCCGGACACGGGCCGCAGCACCGTCGCCAACGACCGGATCAGCGTGGTCTTGCCCGCGCCGTTCGGGCCGAGCAGCCCGTGCACACCCCGGCCCAGCCGCAGGTCGAGCCCGTCCACCGCCATCGTCCGGCCCGCACGCACGCGCAGGCCCTCCGCCTTGACCTGCCAGGCGTACTTCGTCGGCGCGACTTCCGCCGCGTTCACCGCACGTGCCACGTCCCCTACCTCCGTCACAGTCGCGCGTAGGCCGCGGACCTGAAGAACACGGCGGCGGCGCCCCCGACGAGCACCGCCGCCCACGCGGGCGACGCACCGGGCGCGAGCACGCCGGGCACACCGCCGAGCACCACTGCCGGACCGATCACCAGCACCGCCCACGTGGCGGCGGTGGCGACGGCGGCCCGGCGAATCCCGATCACGCCGCCGAGCGCGAGCGTCACGGACGTGACGCCCAGGCACGGCAGCAGCCAGTACGCGGGTGACGCGCCGGTCAGCCAGCCACCCACCAGCAACGCGGGCAGCACCGCCACCAGCACCGCGACCGTCCGGCGCAGCACGAGTCGCAGACCGGCCCGCGCGGTCGACACGACCAGCTCGTAGGCCGGGTCCATGGCCCGCGACCAGGCCGCGGCCACGCCCAGCACCGGCACGATCGGCGCGACCAGCAACACGGCGGACGACACCGACCTCGACTCGAGCAGCCCGTCCACCGACAGGGCCGCCAACACCACGAACGCGGTCATGGCCAGCCACGGCAGGAACGCCGGCGTCGCCCACCGCGCGAACCGACCACGTCCGCGCACCGGTGTTCCGGTCGGCTCCAACCCCGCCCACACGGCTGCCGTCAACGCCGTGACCTGCGGTGGAGCCACGTCGGCCAGTCGCAGCCGGCACAGCTCGCAGGTCTCCAGGTGCGCTTCGACCGCCCACAGCCGGTCAGCGGGCAGCTCGTCGCCCGACGCGTAACGGGCGATCAACTCGGCGGACGCGTGCTCGCTCATGACAGTGCCTCCCGCATCGCGATCCGAGCCCGCCGGGCGCGGGTCTTGACGGTGCCCTCCGGCAGTCCGAGCAGCACCGCGGTCTCCCGCACGCTCAACCCGTCCAGCACCATCGCCTGGAGCACCTGCCGCAGCTCCGGCGCCAAGTCGCGCAGCGCGCCGCCGACGTCGTCGCTCAACGCCCCCGCCAGCACCTCGTCCTCGGCGGCGGGCGCGGTCTCGGCCACCGGCACCGGCCGGGCCTGGTGCGCGCGGCGGCGGAACGCGTCGACCAGCCGGCGGGCCGCGATCGTCCACAGCCAGCCGACCGCCGTGCCGTCGACCGCCGCGCCCGCGAACGACCCCGCCGCCCGCCACACCGCCAGGTACGTCTCCTGCATGACCTCGGCGACGATCTGCTCGTCGGCGCAGCGGCGGCGCAACCGCACCGCAAGCCACGGCGACGTGCGCCGGTAGAGCTCTTCGAACGCAGCACGGTCGCCACGGGCCACCGCGCGGACCAACTGCTCCTCGTTCACATCCGGCAAGACGGCCGCCCGAGGGAATCGGTTCTCAGATCAGAGTGACGTGTGTCACACAGGCTAGGCGGGGGTCGTCACGCCGTCGAACAGCTCGCGTAACAGGTCCGCCGACGTGATCATGCTCAGCCGGCACGCCTCGTTGAACGCCCCGCGTTCCAGCGTGTGGACGGCCACCTGCCACCCGGCTTCCCGGGCCAACTGCTGGAAAAACGCGCGCTGCGTGCGCCCGTTACCCTCCCTGAACGGGTGCAGGGCGTTGACCTCCGCGTAGTAATACGTGAATCGGTCGAGGAACCGATGCCGCTCGAGGTCGCGGAGGTAGTCATCCTTCTTCAACTCGTCGAATACCCACTGCGCATAGGCTTCGACCTGCCGCCAGGCCGCGAACATCGACCCTTTGGCAATGTCGACCCGCCGGACCTCGCCAGCCCACGGGTAGAAATCCCCGAAGATGCGGCGGTGGAACGCCTGGAGATGAGCCAGGTCGTAAGGGCCGGGCAAGGGCGCCATCGTCAGTTCATCGACGCGCATGGTGCTCAGCCGCATCTCGGCGCGGTCGCACTCTTCCTTGTTCGTCAACCCGAAGGCATTGCGCAGCACTCCGGACACCGGGTCCAGATAAGGGTCCTCGAAGGTCACGACCGGCGCAGCGCCTCGATCTCCCTGGCGATCGCCTCGTCCATGGTCAACTCACCGGCCGCAACCGCGCGCAGGGTCGCCACCAGGTCGTCCGGGACTTCCAGCCCTTCCAACCGGGCGCTGCCAACGGCCACGGCGATCGCTTCCTCGGGGGTGCTGGTCAGCCTGCGGAAATACCGCGCCATCACCTCGTGGGACAACGGCGTGCTGCTCGGTTCGGACGGCGGCAGGCCATCCCGCGCCGCCCGCCACGGCTCCTCGGCATGCGCCATGTCGCTCAACTCGTGCCGGCTGAAGTGCCCGTACCGCTCGACCACCGACCGCACGACCGACCGTTCACGTTCGGTCAGGCTGCCCGGATCGCCCTCTTCCCAGGCGCAGACCTCGGACTGGCCCTGGTGCCGGAAGTAGACGTCGGGCACCACCGGACCTCGACGCCAGGCTTCGATGCGTGCGGTGAACAGCGGCTCGTCGTACTTGGCCAGGTGCCACGCCTGGGTGTAGTAGAGGAGCTTCTGGAGCTTCATCGGCGACTCGGGGCCGGTGGCGTCGAGTACGGCTGCGGCCACGTCGTGGACGTCCGCCATGCCACCTCCAGCGAGTGCTCTGAGCTGCGGTAACCCATTCTACCGGAGATCGTGGCGGAATGGGTCAGCTGCGGCGGTCGCGGAGCCTGGTGAGGGCGAGGGCGATCCCGCCGGACAGGACGAGCAGTCCGCCCAACGTCAGCAGGCCGCGGACGGAGGTGCCGGTGGCGGCGAGTTGGTCGTCATCGCCGCCGGGTTGAACGGCCGCCGGGTGGGTGGTGGTGGTCCCGATGCTGGAACCGGCCGTCGTGGTCGACGCGGTGGTCGACGCGGTGGTGGATCCAGTGGTGGACACGGTGGTCGACACGGTGGGTCCGGTCGTGGTCGTGGTGGGGGCCGTCGTGGTCGACCCGCTGGAGGTCGTGGTCGGGCCAGTCGTGGTCGGACCAGTGGTGGTTGTCGTCGCGCCGGTGGTGGTTGTCGTGGTCGGGGCCGTGGTGGTGGTGGTGGTCGGCGCGGTCGTGGTGGTGGTGGTGGTTGTCGTCGGCGCCGTCGTAGTGGTCGTCGGCTGAGTTGTTGTGGTGGTGGGTGCCGTGGTGGTCGTGGTCGGCGCAGTTGTTGTGGTGGTCGGTGCGGTGGTGGTCGTGGTGGTCGGGGTGGTCGTCGTCGTGGGGCTGGTGCCGCAGGTGGTGACGATGTTGTCGAACGGCGCGTTGTGGATCTCGCCGCCGCTGCCTTCCGTCGCACCGCCGTGCACCAACGACCGGACCACCACAGCACCCTCGATGTTGGACGGGCTGAGGTCCACCAGGGTCGCGTTCGGCGCGTAGATCGTGCCCCACACCGTGGGCGAGTTCGGCGGCAGCGTGATGGTCCCCGACGTGGTGAAGTTCCACAGCACGTGCCGCGACGCCTCGGCGCCCTGCCAGCTCGGGTTCGGCGGGTCGAAGGTGTAGTCGCCGGCCACGTCGACGTTGATGATCAACCACGCCTCGGCGCCGGGCTGCAGGTAACCGTTGCGCGGGTTGATGTTGTCCAGTGCGCTGATCTGGGCGGGGGTCAGGGTCAGCACGTTCTGGCCCGGCTGGAGGCCGAGGGTCGCGTTCGGATCGGTGCCGTTCCACGGACCTTGCCCGTTCTGGTCCGTCAACGTGACGGTCGACGGGCACGCGAACATCTCCGCGTTGAGCCCCCGGTACGTCGAGAACAGCGACGCGAAGTCGAACCCGCTCGGCCCGCCGACCGACTCTGCCGGCTGCGAGGTCTGGATCGAGATGCCGGGCGTGTTCCCCGCGCCGGCCCCGTCGGGCACGACCCACGTCACGCCGCCGGACGGCAGCACGTCCGCCGCGCTCAGATCACCGATCTTGGCGTAGGAGTTGTTGAGCACGCTCAGCGTTCCCGTGCTCCCGGCGAAGTCCGGCGCGCCGCCGATCACCAGGCTCGTCGGCTGGGTGTCACCGGCCAGGACGTAGGTCCCAGGGTTGTTGGGTCCCGCGTTGTACTGGCGGAACCTGACGTCGCCGCCGATCGCCATCGGACCCTCGGTCTCGTTCTCGTACAACCCGGCGTCGCCTTCGACCAGCACGAGGAACCCGTGGCTCGGGTCCGCGTACACATCGCCCGGCGCGACCGGCCGCAACGGGTTCGCCACCGCCTGGAGCCTGGCCGCGGACTGACCGGGGCTCGCCCACCCGATCGCGAGGACGGCGACACCCGCTGCGAGACCTACGGCTCCGACGCGGCTGATCTGCATGTCCGGCTCCCGGGTAAGGATCGACAAACCCGCCAGCAGCCAACGTCAACTCCCCGGCTCCGGCACGCCGAGACATCAAGGTTCACCTGCTGGAGTGATCTCCAGTCAGTCGGTGCGCCAGCCGAGCCGGCCGTCCGTGGTGACCAACGGCTCGCAGTGGCCGAGCCGGCCCCAGTGCTCCAGCGCGGTCGCCACCTCGTCCAGCATCTCGTCCAGGCTGGTCCACTCCGGCTTCAGCATCTCGCCCGCCTGCCGGTCCCACTCGACCACGCACCCGCACAGCACACCCGGCCGCAGGTCGACCGCCAACGCGTCACCGCACCCGTCGAACGCGATCGGCAACCACATCGGGTGAAAGCCCAACGTCGGCGTGCCGGCCTCCGAGTCGAGGTCCACCGGCCAGAACCGCTCCTTCAGCCGCCACGACCGCAGCGCGTTGGACGGGCCGAGCGGCGTGTAGAACGGCGGCAGCACCTCGGCGAACGCCAGATTCGCGGTGCCGCCGCACACCGCCCACCACGAACGCAGGTCGTCCGGCGGCGCCAGTCCGCTCGCAAGCGCCAGCGCCTCGACCGCGGCGTCGTCCTCCGGGGGCACGAACGCCGACACGGTCGAGGGGGCGTGGTGGTCGAGCCACGCCACGATCCGTTCCCAATGGCGCAAAACACCCACGCACACATGATCAGGTAGCGACACCGCCGGTGGTACCGCCCATCGGGGCAGGATCTCGCCGAACGCCGCACAACCCGGGTCCCGATCGGGCAGGATCGCGGTCGCACGGCACCCAAAGGGGGACGAAGGTGGAACGGGGTTTCGGCGTCGACACCGCGGCGCTGTCGACATACGGCGGCACGGCCGCGGGTCTGGCGAGCGAGGTCGGCGCGATCGGCACGTCCACGTTGGCGGGCACGACGTCGTTGGCCGCGGGCAGTTTCGGCAAGATCGGCGACGAGGTCGGGTTGGGCGCGGCGTTCCAGCGCGCGGCACAGGCCCAAGTGGACGGTGTGGCCGCCGCGTCGGCCGGGTTGTCCGCGTTCGCCACCGCCGTGCGGCAGACCGGCGAGGCGTACGGGGAGCAGGAGGCGCGGAACAGCGCCGACATCAACCGCGCGGCCCAGGTCTGACGTGGACGTCGGAGGCTTCCTGGCGGCCCTGGTCCAGCCGATGAAGGACCACCTGGCCAAGCTCGACGGCGACACGGGCGGCGCGACGAGCGCGGCGGACGCGTTCGGTCGGGCGTCCTCGGCGTTGACCGAGATCGACGGCAGGCACACGGGCGCGGCGAACTCCGCGATGGCCGACTGGTACGGCGAGAAGGCGAACGCGTTCCAGGCCCGCGTGTCGGCTTTCTCCGGCGACGTGGGCACGTTGGCGCGCAACGCGACGACCACCCAGCAGGCCGCGACGACGGCCGTGACCGCGGTGACGTCCGGCAAGACCGCGATCCAGGGCTTGATCGACGAGTTCACCGGCTGGGCGTGGCCCCGGTTGGCGGCGGCCGTGGCGGCGGGCGTGTTCGGCGGGATCGGCGCGGTCCTCGCGGTGGCGGCGGAGGTGACCGCCAAGGCCCGTGACTACGAGGGCAAGACGGCTCAGGAGCTGGAGAAGGTTCGCACTGAGCTGACGAACGTCGTCACGCAGTTGCAGGGCTTGGCGCATCCGAACTTCGCCGGGCTCGGCGATCCGATCGGCGCGGAGAGCGGCGGCACCACGTCGACGTCGTCGGCGAGCGGTGACGACGGCGGACGTCAGTCCTCTTCGACCGGTGGCAGCGGCGGTAGCGACACCGGAGGCGGCGGTAGTGGTGGAGGCGGCGGTGGTGGAGGTGGAGCCGGCGGCGGTGCTACAGGGCCGCGCCTGCCGGTGGCCATCCCGCCACAGCCCGGCACCGGCGTCGGCGTGAACCTGCCGGACGGCAGCTCCGCCGAGGCGCCCAACGAGACCGCCGCACGGGCCGTGCGCAACGCGTTGTCCGCCTTGGGAACCCCGTACGTGTGGGGTGGCGCGAACCCGCCGCAGGGCACCGATTGCAGCGGCCTGACCCAGTGGGCGTACGGGGGCGCGGGGTTCGACATCCCGCGGCCGGCTTCGTCGCAGGCGATGGGCGCGTCCGTGCCGCCGGACCAGCTGCTGCCGGGTGACCTGGTGGTGTGGGACGGGCACGTGGCGATGGTGATCGGCAACGGGCAGATGGTGGAGGCGGGCGACCCGGTGCAGGTGGGCGCGATCCGCACGAGCAACAGCGGCATGGGCTTCATGGGCTTCTACCGACCGACGGGCTGAGGACGTGGACGAGACGGAGCGGGCGGCCCGGCGGGTCGCGGACACCGAGCGGCAGGTCGCCGAGCACGTGGCGCGCACCGGGCCGGTGCTCGGCCGGGCGTCGTCACCGGACGGCGCGGTCACCGTCGTGGCGGTGCCCGGCGGCCCGCCGCAGGACGTGCGGATCGCGCCCGGAGCGTTGAACATGGGGCCACGGGCGTTGGCGGACGAGATCCTGCGCGTGTCCGCGCGGGCGTCCCGGGACGCCACCACCCGGATGCACCGGACGTTGGAACGGGTGGCGGATCCGGCGGCGGTGCGGGCGTTGGCCGAGATCGGCTTCGAACGCGGTCCGGACGACGACGATTTCGACGGCTCGTACCTGAGGGGTTCGCGGTGACGCAGGAGCAACGACTCGCGGCGGCCGAGGGTCTGACCGAGGTGCTGGCCCGCACGACGGGCTCGGCCGAGCACCCGACCGGCCTGGCCCGCGCCACGGCGACCGCGACGGGTGAGTTGAGGGCGCTCGACCTGCACCCGAACGCGTTGGCCCAGGGGCCGGACGCGGTGGGCAGGCTGGTCGTGGAGACGGCCCGGCTGGCGACCGACGCGGCCGTGCAGAAGAGCTACAACGAGCTGGCCAAGTCGTTGGGCGACAGCATGGCCATGGCGGTGGAGGCCTTCGCCGGCCCGCCGCCTCTCAAGACAGCGGTTCCGGTCGCGGCTCCGGTCGCGGTTCCAGGTGGGCAGCCGGCCGGTGACCAGGCCGGACGTGGTGAACAGGGCCGGCCCGGAGGACAATCGAGGACGCCCGGCCCGCCCGCGCCACCGTGGGCCGGGCAGCGGCAGAGTCGGCCCGCGGCCCGTCCGGAGCCCGCGGAAACGGACGATGACGACTACTTCGCCGACCCTTTCCGTGGTCAACGGCAGTAGTGCGTGATCGACCCCGTACTCTTGCCCCCGCATCGCAAAGGGGCATGGCGTGACCGGGAGGTCGGATGGCACAGGACATCGTCCCGATCGAGCTGGGGCTCACTCAGGGTGATGTTGTCACCCTATGGGCTCCGCGCTGGCGGGAAGAGGGCGAGGAGTGGGAGGCATTCCTCGGCCACGAGGAGGACCTGTACGCCTTTCCGGATGCCGCGCACCTCGCGGCGTTCGTGCGCAAGGCCGAAGAGCACGACCTGACCGACCACCCGGCGTGGCACGTGGTGCCGGCGCTGTCGGTCGGCGAGCTGTCGCCGGACGACAACCACCAGTTCGACCTGGTCGGCGTGCCGGAGCTGGTCGCCGAGGAGCCCGACACCTGGGTCATCGGCGAGCTGGCCGACGTGGTCTCGATCGTGCGGTCGCTGGCCGACGTGTGCGACCTGGAGAAGGTGCACGAGATCCTGGACTCGGCGGAGGGCTTCTCGCTGCTGCCGCAGGGCACGCTGCCGTTCACCGGCCGCGAGGGTCAGGCGCTGTGGACCGAGATCGCCGAGGTCGTCTCCGAGAAGTGGGACGAGGTGCTGGACGCGATCGACGAGGTCGTGAACACGCCCGACGTCGACGAGACCGAGCTGAAGGCCGCCCAGGAGGAGTTGGCCGCCTTCGAGGAGGCCAACGCCGCGGCGGCGGTCGCCAAGTCCGAGTCGGAGGGCGACGAGGACGAGGACGGCGAGCCGGTCGGGTTCTGGGCCGAGGTCGGCATCGACCCGATCAAGATCATCACCAGCGCGGGCGAGTACTACACGCTGCGCTGCTACCTGGACGACCAGCCGGTGTTCCTCGGTCGCAAGGGCAAGATCGACGTGTTCGGCTCGCCGCGCGCGTTGGCCCGGTTCATCGTCGAGGCCGACGACAACGACCTGGCCGAGGTGTCGACCTGGGGTGAGCTGGTGACCAAGGCGACCGGCGGCGACCTGGAGGTCGAGGTCGACCCGGACAACGTCTACGTGCTCACCGGCCTGGACGAGGACATCGCCGACGGTCCGGACGGCATCGACGCGACGCAGCTCGACCTCGTGGTGGAACTGCTCGAGGACACGGGCGAGTGGGCGAACGACGACACCGTGAAGGTGGCGCTGAACCAGTCCGAGCGGCTGGGGTGGCTGGTGTCGTACGTGCTCAAGCCCGACCCCACCCGGTTGGCGCCCAGCGCTCCGTTCGACGACGAGCAGGTGGCGTGGCGGAACCTGGTGGCGTCGTTCGAGGACCGGCTCAAGGTGCACTAGCCGTCAGGTAGGCGTTACGCAATAAAGGTCGCGGGCTCCGATGGGGCCCGCGACCTTTAGTTTTGTGGCCCGGTGACTCGGGTTTTACTGCTTCTTGAGAGGGTTCTACTGCGTCTTGAGAGCGGCGTACGCGGGCTCGATGACGTCCTGGATCAGGGCGCGGCGCTCGTCGTGCGTGATGAACGCGCCCTTGGCGGCGTTGACGGTGACCTTGCACAGGTCTTCCCAGCCGAACCCGAAGTGCTCGACCACGGTGGCGAACTCGCTCGTCATCGACACCTGGCTCATCAGCCGGTTGTCGGTGTTCACGGTGACCCGGAAGCCCAGGTCCGCCATCCGCTTGATCGGGTGCTCGGACAGCGACCGCACCGCGCCGGTGTGCACGTTCGACGTCGGGCACATCTCCAGCGCGATGCGGCGGTCCCGCACGTAGGCGGCGAGGTGGCCGACCTCGTCGCCCTTGATGTCCTCGGCCAGCCGCACGCCGTGGCCGAGCCGTTCCGCGCCCGCGAGCTGCACGGCCTCCCAGGCCGACTCGGCGCCCGACGCCTCGGCGGCGTGGATGGTGAAGTGCGCGTTCTGCTGCCGCAGGTACTCGAACGCGGACAGCTCCTTGCTGGGCGGGAACCCGATCTCGGGGCCCGCGATGTCGAAGCCGACCACGCCCGCGTCCCGGTAGCGGACCACCAGGTCGGCGATGCGCTGCCAGCCGTCGTTCTGGCGCATCGCGCACAGCAGCGTGCCGACCTTGATCCGACCGCCGGACGCGGCCTCGCCGAGGCGGAAGCCCTCCTGCACGGCCTCCACGGCCTGCTCGAGGCTCAGGCCCTTCTCGGTGAACAGCTCCGGGGCGTAGCGGATCTCGGCGTAGACGACGCCGTCGTCGGC
This is a stretch of genomic DNA from Saccharothrix ecbatanensis. It encodes these proteins:
- a CDS encoding ABC transporter ATP-binding protein, with product MARAVNAAEVAPTKYAWQVKAEGLRVRAGRTMAVDGLDLRLGRGVHGLLGPNGAGKTTLIRSLATVLRPVSGTLEVLGSPVSGQVDLRGLRRALGYLPQDFGYYKRFTVREFVEYMAWLKEVPKRDIPGAVQRAVERVGLADRADDRMKTLSGGMVRRAGIAQAIVNDPEVLLLDEPTAGLDPGQRVRFRELLQELGSDSCVVVSTHLVEDVAAACTDVVLVNAGRLVFQGTPDDLAAAGGPDDVGDSPLERGYSALLGEAGGW
- a CDS encoding zf-HC2 domain-containing protein, producing MSEHASAELIARYASGDELPADRLWAVEAHLETCELCRLRLADVAPPQVTALTAAVWAGLEPTGTPVRGRGRFARWATPAFLPWLAMTAFVVLAALSVDGLLESRSVSSAVLLVAPIVPVLGVAAAWSRAMDPAYELVVSTARAGLRLVLRRTVAVLVAVLPALLVGGWLTGASPAYWLLPCLGVTSVTLALGGVIGIRRAAVATAATWAVLVIGPAVVLGGVPGVLAPGASPAWAAVLVGGAAAVFFRSAAYARL
- a CDS encoding RNA polymerase sigma factor; the encoded protein is MNEEQLVRAVARGDRAAFEELYRRTSPWLAVRLRRRCADEQIVAEVMQETYLAVWRAAGSFAGAAVDGTAVGWLWTIAARRLVDAFRRRAHQARPVPVAETAPAAEDEVLAGALSDDVGGALRDLAPELRQVLQAMVLDGLSVRETAVLLGLPEGTVKTRARRARIAMREALS
- a CDS encoding Fic/DOC family protein, with translation MTFEDPYLDPVSGVLRNAFGLTNKEECDRAEMRLSTMRVDELTMAPLPGPYDLAHLQAFHRRIFGDFYPWAGEVRRVDIAKGSMFAAWRQVEAYAQWVFDELKKDDYLRDLERHRFLDRFTYYYAEVNALHPFREGNGRTQRAFFQQLAREAGWQVAVHTLERGAFNEACRLSMITSADLLRELFDGVTTPA
- a CDS encoding type II toxin-antitoxin system antitoxin SocA domain-containing protein, with protein sequence MADVHDVAAAVLDATGPESPMKLQKLLYYTQAWHLAKYDEPLFTARIEAWRRGPVVPDVYFRHQGQSEVCAWEEGDPGSLTERERSVVRSVVERYGHFSRHELSDMAHAEEPWRAARDGLPPSEPSSTPLSHEVMARYFRRLTSTPEEAIAVAVGSARLEGLEVPDDLVATLRAVAAGELTMDEAIAREIEALRRS
- a CDS encoding choice-of-anchor A family protein, whose amino-acid sequence is MQISRVGAVGLAAGVAVLAIGWASPGQSAARLQAVANPLRPVAPGDVYADPSHGFLVLVEGDAGLYENETEGPMAIGGDVRFRQYNAGPNNPGTYVLAGDTQPTSLVIGGAPDFAGSTGTLSVLNNSYAKIGDLSAADVLPSGGVTWVVPDGAGAGNTPGISIQTSQPAESVGGPSGFDFASLFSTYRGLNAEMFACPSTVTLTDQNGQGPWNGTDPNATLGLQPGQNVLTLTPAQISALDNINPRNGYLQPGAEAWLIINVDVAGDYTFDPPNPSWQGAEASRHVLWNFTTSGTITLPPNSPTVWGTIYAPNATLVDLSPSNIEGAVVVRSLVHGGATEGSGGEIHNAPFDNIVTTCGTSPTTTTTPTTTTTTAPTTTTTAPTTTTTAPTTTTTQPTTTTTAPTTTTTTTTTAPTTTTTTAPTTTTTTGATTTTTGPTTTGPTTTSSGSTTTAPTTTTTGPTVSTTVSTTGSTTASTTASTTTAGSSIGTTTTHPAAVQPGGDDDQLAATGTSVRGLLTLGGLLVLSGGIALALTRLRDRRS
- a CDS encoding SMI1/KNR4 family protein — translated: MGVLRHWERIVAWLDHHAPSTVSAFVPPEDDAAVEALALASGLAPPDDLRSWWAVCGGTANLAFAEVLPPFYTPLGPSNALRSWRLKERFWPVDLDSEAGTPTLGFHPMWLPIAFDGCGDALAVDLRPGVLCGCVVEWDRQAGEMLKPEWTSLDEMLDEVATALEHWGRLGHCEPLVTTDGRLGWRTD
- a CDS encoding C40 family peptidase; this encodes MDVGGFLAALVQPMKDHLAKLDGDTGGATSAADAFGRASSALTEIDGRHTGAANSAMADWYGEKANAFQARVSAFSGDVGTLARNATTTQQAATTAVTAVTSGKTAIQGLIDEFTGWAWPRLAAAVAAGVFGGIGAVLAVAAEVTAKARDYEGKTAQELEKVRTELTNVVTQLQGLAHPNFAGLGDPIGAESGGTTSTSSASGDDGGRQSSSTGGSGGSDTGGGGSGGGGGGGGGAGGGATGPRLPVAIPPQPGTGVGVNLPDGSSAEAPNETAARAVRNALSALGTPYVWGGANPPQGTDCSGLTQWAYGGAGFDIPRPASSQAMGASVPPDQLLPGDLVVWDGHVAMVIGNGQMVEAGDPVQVGAIRTSNSGMGFMGFYRPTG
- a CDS encoding YbaB/EbfC family nucleoid-associated protein, with translation MDETERAARRVADTERQVAEHVARTGPVLGRASSPDGAVTVVAVPGGPPQDVRIAPGALNMGPRALADEILRVSARASRDATTRMHRTLERVADPAAVRALAEIGFERGPDDDDFDGSYLRGSR
- a CDS encoding YbaB/EbfC family nucleoid-associated protein, producing MTQEQRLAAAEGLTEVLARTTGSAEHPTGLARATATATGELRALDLHPNALAQGPDAVGRLVVETARLATDAAVQKSYNELAKSLGDSMAMAVEAFAGPPPLKTAVPVAAPVAVPGGQPAGDQAGRGEQGRPGGQSRTPGPPAPPWAGQRQSRPAARPEPAETDDDDYFADPFRGQRQ
- a CDS encoding primosomal protein gives rise to the protein MAQDIVPIELGLTQGDVVTLWAPRWREEGEEWEAFLGHEEDLYAFPDAAHLAAFVRKAEEHDLTDHPAWHVVPALSVGELSPDDNHQFDLVGVPELVAEEPDTWVIGELADVVSIVRSLADVCDLEKVHEILDSAEGFSLLPQGTLPFTGREGQALWTEIAEVVSEKWDEVLDAIDEVVNTPDVDETELKAAQEELAAFEEANAAAAVAKSESEGDEDEDGEPVGFWAEVGIDPIKIITSAGEYYTLRCYLDDQPVFLGRKGKIDVFGSPRALARFIVEADDNDLAEVSTWGELVTKATGGDLEVEVDPDNVYVLTGLDEDIADGPDGIDATQLDLVVELLEDTGEWANDDTVKVALNQSERLGWLVSYVLKPDPTRLAPSAPFDDEQVAWRNLVASFEDRLKVH
- a CDS encoding adenosine deaminase, whose protein sequence is MSTPLTQEALRSAPKVLLHDHLDGGLRPQTVIELAEACGHQGLPTTDPVALGAWFRDNANSGSLVRYLEGFAHTCGVMQDEAALVRVASEAVQDLADDGVVYAEIRYAPELFTEKGLSLEQAVEAVQEGFRLGEAASGGRIKVGTLLCAMRQNDGWQRIADLVVRYRDAGVVGFDIAGPEIGFPPSKELSAFEYLRQQNAHFTIHAAEASGAESAWEAVQLAGAERLGHGVRLAEDIKGDEVGHLAAYVRDRRIALEMCPTSNVHTGAVRSLSEHPIKRMADLGFRVTVNTDNRLMSQVSMTSEFATVVEHFGFGWEDLCKVTVNAAKGAFITHDERRALIQDVIEPAYAALKTQ